In one Mucilaginibacter ginsenosidivorax genomic region, the following are encoded:
- a CDS encoding helix-turn-helix domain-containing protein: MDVICISEDAYFDLLKRSYEYIKSLHNIKEEKWILPDKAMEILGVKTTKLQELRDTGEIEISQPSKKVILYNIDSIREYLNKHARKS; encoded by the coding sequence ATGGATGTTATCTGCATAAGTGAGGATGCCTACTTTGATTTACTCAAGAGATCATATGAGTACATTAAAAGCCTGCATAATATCAAAGAAGAAAAATGGATATTGCCTGATAAGGCCATGGAAATACTTGGCGTAAAAACGACCAAACTTCAAGAGTTACGCGATACTGGCGAGATAGAAATCTCCCAACCATCCAAAAAAGTGATCCTTTATAACATTGATAGCATTCGCGAATATTTAAATAAACACGCCCGTAAAAGTTAG
- a CDS encoding helix-turn-helix domain-containing protein: MIEKLNPDPLLTRKEAARYLDMAPNTLAVWACTKRYNLNPIKIGRSVRYRRSELDRFLDQSLVVIQPS; the protein is encoded by the coding sequence ATGATTGAAAAGCTAAATCCTGACCCATTACTAACCCGAAAAGAAGCCGCCCGTTATCTTGATATGGCACCCAATACCCTGGCTGTATGGGCCTGCACCAAGCGTTACAACCTTAATCCGATTAAAATCGGTCGATCCGTTCGGTATCGCCGTTCTGAACTGGACAGATTTCTTGACCAGTCACTTGTTGTTATTCAACCAAGTTAA
- a CDS encoding tyrosine-type recombinase/integrase has product MTTAINFTKTVLDLIPRPTNGKRTYHYDSQVRGLAFVIQTSGATSFYLVKKIEGRSAKILLGKYPDLSVENARKKAKILLGQIAMGENPQAERQRRRNEQTFKELFEEYMTRYSKLYKKTWLSDQQDISRLCTKLFHKKISAIDKNDIQRLWETISAENGKHMANTILRRVKAVFNKAIEWGWQGTNPAAGIKKHKEKSRDRFIQPGEMPHLIQAIKDQNDDTLRDYFLILLLTGARRTNTVMMRWDQLNWEMAEWRIPDTKNGDPVIVPLTETALTLLRNRLQASSSIWVFPHKTKPEKHILNLELKWRAIKAQATAYLQEQKEYATSTLMDVRIHDLRRTFGSYQALSGTSLQIIGKSLGHRSTHSTQIYARLNMDAVRASVNKATDMMLALQSA; this is encoded by the coding sequence ATGACAACTGCAATAAATTTCACCAAAACTGTTTTGGACTTAATCCCACGCCCGACCAATGGCAAGAGAACATACCATTATGATAGCCAAGTAAGAGGCTTAGCCTTCGTTATTCAAACCAGCGGGGCTACATCCTTTTACTTAGTTAAAAAAATAGAGGGGCGAAGCGCCAAAATTCTTCTTGGTAAATACCCGGATTTGTCGGTGGAAAATGCCAGAAAAAAAGCAAAGATATTACTCGGACAAATTGCAATGGGGGAAAATCCCCAAGCGGAGCGACAGCGCCGCCGAAACGAGCAAACGTTTAAAGAGCTTTTTGAAGAGTATATGACCCGCTATAGCAAGCTTTACAAAAAAACGTGGCTTTCAGATCAGCAAGATATAAGCCGACTTTGTACGAAGTTATTTCACAAAAAGATCTCTGCGATTGATAAAAATGATATTCAGCGTCTATGGGAAACGATTTCTGCGGAAAACGGCAAACACATGGCTAATACCATACTAAGACGTGTGAAAGCTGTGTTTAATAAAGCGATAGAGTGGGGTTGGCAAGGTACAAATCCAGCAGCAGGCATTAAGAAGCATAAAGAAAAGTCCCGTGACCGCTTCATCCAGCCCGGAGAGATGCCTCATCTTATCCAAGCAATTAAAGATCAGAATGATGATACCTTACGGGATTATTTTTTGATCCTGTTGCTGACTGGTGCGCGTAGAACCAATACAGTAATGATGCGTTGGGATCAGCTTAATTGGGAAATGGCTGAATGGCGCATTCCTGATACTAAAAATGGCGACCCTGTAATCGTGCCTCTTACTGAAACAGCTTTGACACTGTTGCGCAACCGCTTGCAAGCTTCATCCTCGATATGGGTTTTTCCGCATAAAACAAAGCCTGAAAAGCATATATTAAATCTTGAATTAAAATGGAGAGCAATAAAGGCGCAAGCCACTGCTTATCTACAGGAACAAAAAGAATATGCCACATCGACTTTAATGGATGTTCGTATTCATGATCTGCGCCGCACATTTGGTAGCTATCAGGCTTTGTCAGGAACCAGCTTGCAAATTATTGGCAAGAGCCTTGGGCATAGATCGACACATTCAACGCAGATTTATGCCAGGCTAAATATGGATGCGGTACGCGCATCCGTTAATAAAGCAACTGACATGATGTTGGCTTTGCAATCAGCATAA
- a CDS encoding HNH endonuclease translates to MAISIRTHKMLWGRSGNRCAIPGCKRVLYEDETLTDDAALVGEEAHIVARSQDGPRGDSTLTADERDKYDNLVLLCSIHHKVVDDQPFEYTVDKLHKIKSDHLEWVEKNLSPDDDRQKDDEVYAMYIDKWIELAGINEWKGWTSNVFGGGEPQVFVSRYKKLRDLNEYLLARHWPKRYPNLELAFQNFRLILNEFLNVFIKYSQKIGEDENALYTTEKIYKQLRKWDEKEYDRLYRIFEYQVDLVQDLAIELTKAANYICTQIRKNVLPSFRLAEGVLLIETGPDINFSWTTVRLEYPSNDFDEIRYKGLRHLMEDRSNWNYHFGNGISESYFPINYNED, encoded by the coding sequence ATGGCAATAAGTATTAGAACACATAAAATGCTATGGGGGCGTTCCGGTAATCGTTGCGCAATACCTGGTTGTAAAAGGGTGCTTTATGAAGATGAAACGCTAACAGACGATGCGGCATTGGTTGGTGAAGAAGCACATATCGTTGCCCGTAGTCAGGATGGGCCAAGAGGCGATTCTACGTTAACTGCCGATGAAAGAGACAAATACGACAATTTGGTTCTTCTATGTAGCATTCATCATAAAGTTGTCGATGATCAACCGTTTGAATATACAGTCGATAAACTTCATAAAATAAAAAGCGACCATCTTGAATGGGTAGAAAAAAATCTTAGTCCCGATGATGATAGGCAAAAAGATGATGAAGTATATGCAATGTATATCGATAAATGGATAGAACTTGCCGGAATCAATGAGTGGAAAGGTTGGACCTCGAACGTGTTTGGTGGTGGTGAACCACAAGTATTTGTAAGCAGATACAAAAAACTTAGGGATTTAAACGAATATCTGTTAGCCAGACACTGGCCAAAACGATATCCAAATTTGGAATTAGCATTTCAAAACTTCAGATTGATTTTGAATGAATTTCTAAATGTGTTTATAAAATACTCTCAAAAAATTGGCGAAGATGAAAACGCGCTTTATACAACTGAAAAAATTTATAAACAGCTACGCAAATGGGATGAGAAAGAATATGATAGATTATATAGAATATTCGAATATCAAGTAGATTTAGTACAAGATTTAGCCATTGAATTAACGAAGGCTGCAAATTATATTTGTACACAAATTAGAAAAAACGTTCTCCCCTCTTTCAGATTAGCCGAAGGTGTTTTGTTGATCGAAACGGGACCCGATATCAATTTTAGTTGGACTACAGTTAGACTTGAATATCCATCAAACGATTTTGATGAAATTCGTTACAAAGGTTTGAGGCATTTGATGGAAGACAGAAGTAATTGGAATTACCATTTTGGGAATGGAATAAGCGAAAGCTATTTTCCGATTAATTATAATGAGGATTAA
- a CDS encoding relaxase/mobilization nuclease domain-containing protein, with the protein MILRANIRSDGAQLAQYLVTLKDNDAIEILEVDGREDADKLFLQQVIMEMQLNSELTKTNKAFFNVQINPAYGEDQTMTREDWYKAADILAADTGFENQRRVIVLHTKKGRTHAHVVWERYNFETGKVIPAKHFILKVDKARPKIEEALGHKRTNYRNPQRKELKEAVTQLWNDTTTGPEFIKSARKAGYMVAAGTGNRPFMIVDENGRAFDLVRQIDGVRTKEVRARLRHEMLVTDKEAIDLMRQEQGTSSGKREQEKAELKPVVQDLAASFAESRDDATKERKPDKDKRKNDDIFDDFKDSGKDKTEPPPPPEKTDQQRKQEIAEQFLDNKQSGIDEKSTQQELERQKIIAEQERQRQRNRERKRTRHFSGQIPILEQIKEFFHDIAGIIRAATARNRTIQNNPR; encoded by the coding sequence ATGATTTTACGGGCCAATATCCGCAGTGACGGGGCGCAGCTTGCGCAATACCTGGTCACGTTGAAAGATAATGACGCAATCGAAATTCTGGAAGTCGATGGCCGGGAAGATGCAGACAAACTGTTTTTGCAGCAAGTTATTATGGAGATGCAACTCAATAGTGAGTTGACCAAAACTAACAAGGCTTTTTTTAATGTGCAGATCAACCCCGCTTACGGGGAAGATCAAACCATGACCCGTGAAGACTGGTACAAGGCGGCTGATATTTTAGCTGCCGATACAGGATTTGAAAATCAGCGCCGTGTTATTGTCCTGCATACAAAGAAAGGCCGCACCCATGCCCATGTCGTATGGGAACGTTATAATTTTGAAACAGGCAAGGTAATCCCAGCCAAGCACTTTATCCTGAAAGTGGATAAAGCCCGCCCCAAGATAGAAGAAGCTTTAGGGCATAAGCGCACTAATTACCGCAATCCACAACGTAAAGAACTGAAAGAAGCCGTTACGCAACTTTGGAATGATACCACCACAGGGCCGGAATTTATCAAATCCGCGCGTAAAGCAGGATATATGGTTGCGGCAGGCACAGGCAACAGGCCGTTTATGATTGTTGATGAAAATGGCCGGGCGTTTGACCTTGTGCGGCAGATTGATGGCGTTCGTACCAAAGAGGTACGGGCCAGACTTCGCCATGAGATGCTTGTTACCGATAAAGAAGCCATCGACCTGATGCGCCAAGAACAAGGCACATCATCCGGTAAACGTGAACAGGAGAAAGCCGAACTTAAACCAGTGGTGCAAGATCTTGCAGCCAGCTTTGCCGAAAGCCGCGACGATGCAACGAAAGAAAGAAAGCCCGACAAAGACAAGCGCAAAAACGATGACATCTTTGATGACTTCAAGGATAGTGGCAAGGATAAAACCGAGCCGCCACCGCCGCCGGAAAAAACCGACCAGCAGCGCAAGCAGGAGATTGCAGAACAGTTCCTTGATAATAAGCAAAGCGGAATTGATGAAAAATCTACCCAACAGGAACTTGAACGGCAAAAAATTATCGCCGAACAGGAACGCCAGCGGCAGCGCAACCGTGAAAGGAAACGCACCCGCCACTTTAGCGGGCAAATTCCTATCTTAGAGCAGATAAAAGAATTTTTCCATGACATTGCCGGAATTATACGAGCAGCAACAGCGCGAAATAGAACAATTCAAAACAATCCGCGATAA
- a CDS encoding plasmid mobilization protein, with protein sequence MPRPVKTDDDKRKLVIRLRVSSSEKSLIWQLAKSAGKTPSDFLRGLAIGAKPARSVPTLDREILLKILSELGKQGSNLNQIARELNRRQDHDEHDRDGWTGIDKKQFNHVLEHTDELRALIMEALAV encoded by the coding sequence ATGCCACGACCTGTAAAAACGGATGACGACAAGCGCAAGCTTGTCATACGCTTGCGCGTATCGTCATCAGAAAAATCCCTTATTTGGCAACTTGCCAAAAGCGCCGGAAAAACGCCGAGTGATTTTTTGCGTGGCTTGGCAATCGGTGCCAAGCCGGCACGGAGCGTGCCGACCCTTGATCGTGAAATCTTGCTCAAAATTTTATCGGAGTTAGGCAAGCAAGGCAGCAATCTGAACCAGATTGCCCGTGAACTGAACCGCCGCCAAGACCATGACGAACATGACCGCGACGGCTGGACGGGTATTGATAAAAAACAATTCAATCATGTGCTGGAGCATACCGATGAATTGCGCGCCCTTATCATGGAGGCTTTGGCCGTATGA
- a CDS encoding bifunctional UDP-N-acetylmuramoyl-tripeptide:D-alanyl-D-alanine ligase/alanine racemase: MLNNQYQITEVKQIINAGGNIVKEYIICALFTDSRRLNNAAEGLFFALSGRRNGHEFVAGAYAAGVRNFVVEYGPEFNLPEANFLIVADPLAALQALAAYHRDRFNLQVIGITGSNGKTIVKEWLYQLLAADKNIVRNPKSYNSQIGVPLSVWQINSRNDMGIFEAGISTINEMEKLEAIIKPQVGVLTHIGTAHDEGFASKREKVLEKFKLFKNSQKLICNYDLLIDFRADVPAKETFTWSRKFSQAHLYVFSGTVIAKNYYLRAYYQKQEIECLVPFTDEASIENAIVCWATMLALGYSAVEADKRIERLVPVSMRLELKNGINNCSVIDDSYNSDLQSLEIALNFLGQQNQHQKKTLILSDIYQSGLPQDVLYQQVADLVTGKKVDKFIGVGDALLSHREYFNVAEHHFFNDTAAMLQHLKQLDFKDETILIKGSRSFEFERISRALAQKAHETILEINLNTLLSNLDFYKSKLKPGVKVMAMVKAFSYGSGTFEVANMLQYNKVDYLAVAYIDEGAALRQAGINLPIMVLNPEASAFDKLTEYKLEPVIYSFGLLDDFVNYAKGRNISSYRVNIKIDTGMHRLGFENHEIDTLCDMLEANRFVRVQSVFSHLAASEASKHDEFTKTQIKRFEKAFTEIERSLGYTVIKHLCNTAGIIRWPSAQYDMVRLGIGLYGIDSAVPASNRALQPIASLKTSVAQVKKIKAGETISYSRSGKLAKDGKIATVRIGYADGYLRAFGNGVGKMLVKGTLVPTVGNITMDMCMLDVSGLDVNEGDEVVIFDEQHQRIEELAAQIGTIPYEILTNVSQRVKRVYFYE, from the coding sequence ATGCTTAACAACCAGTACCAGATAACCGAAGTTAAACAGATCATTAATGCGGGTGGCAACATTGTAAAAGAATACATCATCTGCGCGCTGTTTACCGATAGCCGCCGCTTAAATAATGCTGCCGAAGGTTTGTTTTTTGCCCTGAGCGGCAGGCGTAACGGGCACGAGTTTGTTGCCGGCGCTTATGCAGCAGGCGTACGTAATTTTGTGGTAGAGTATGGCCCCGAATTTAACTTACCCGAAGCCAATTTTTTAATAGTGGCCGATCCTCTTGCGGCGTTGCAGGCTTTAGCGGCCTATCACCGTGACCGGTTTAACCTGCAGGTAATTGGCATAACAGGTAGTAATGGTAAAACCATTGTAAAGGAATGGCTATACCAGCTGCTTGCAGCCGATAAAAATATTGTTCGTAACCCTAAAAGTTATAACTCGCAAATAGGGGTACCGCTTTCGGTTTGGCAAATAAACAGCCGTAATGATATGGGCATTTTTGAAGCCGGTATATCAACCATTAATGAAATGGAAAAGCTGGAGGCTATTATTAAGCCCCAGGTAGGCGTGCTTACCCACATAGGTACCGCGCATGACGAAGGTTTTGCCAGCAAGAGAGAGAAGGTGTTGGAGAAGTTTAAATTATTTAAAAACAGCCAAAAACTGATTTGCAATTACGATTTGCTGATAGATTTTAGAGCAGATGTGCCGGCCAAAGAAACGTTTACCTGGAGCCGCAAATTTAGCCAGGCCCACTTGTATGTTTTTAGCGGCACGGTGATCGCCAAAAATTATTACCTGCGTGCTTATTACCAAAAACAGGAAATTGAATGCCTGGTGCCCTTTACCGACGAAGCATCGATAGAAAATGCTATTGTTTGCTGGGCAACTATGCTGGCCCTTGGATATAGCGCTGTTGAGGCTGATAAACGTATTGAACGCCTGGTGCCGGTGAGCATGCGCCTTGAATTAAAAAATGGCATAAACAATTGTTCGGTGATTGACGACTCTTACAACTCCGATCTGCAATCATTGGAGATAGCGCTCAACTTTTTAGGCCAGCAAAATCAACATCAGAAAAAAACATTGATTCTGTCGGATATCTACCAGTCGGGGCTTCCCCAGGATGTGCTTTATCAGCAGGTAGCCGATTTGGTAACCGGTAAAAAGGTAGATAAATTCATAGGCGTTGGCGATGCCCTGTTAAGCCACCGGGAATACTTCAACGTAGCGGAACATCATTTTTTTAATGATACTGCCGCCATGCTGCAGCACCTGAAGCAGCTTGACTTTAAAGATGAAACCATCCTGATCAAAGGCTCGCGTAGTTTTGAATTTGAACGTATAAGCCGCGCGCTGGCCCAAAAGGCCCACGAAACAATTTTAGAGATCAACCTGAATACCTTATTGAGTAATCTTGATTTTTATAAATCTAAACTGAAACCCGGCGTAAAGGTGATGGCCATGGTGAAGGCCTTCAGTTATGGAAGCGGCACTTTTGAGGTAGCCAATATGCTGCAATACAATAAGGTAGATTACCTGGCGGTTGCCTATATTGATGAGGGGGCCGCGTTAAGGCAGGCAGGTATTAACCTGCCTATCATGGTGCTGAACCCAGAAGCATCGGCATTTGATAAGCTGACAGAGTACAAACTGGAGCCGGTAATTTATAGTTTTGGTTTGCTGGATGATTTTGTGAATTATGCGAAGGGGCGCAACATATCAAGCTATCGTGTAAACATCAAAATAGACACAGGGATGCACAGGCTGGGCTTCGAAAATCACGAAATTGATACCCTGTGCGATATGCTGGAGGCAAACCGATTCGTTCGTGTTCAATCTGTTTTTTCGCACCTGGCAGCAAGTGAGGCCAGTAAACATGATGAGTTTACCAAAACACAGATAAAGCGTTTTGAAAAAGCATTTACGGAGATTGAACGCTCATTGGGTTATACCGTTATTAAACACCTGTGCAATACGGCGGGGATCATCCGGTGGCCATCGGCGCAATATGATATGGTGCGGCTGGGTATTGGCTTATACGGCATTGATTCGGCAGTACCTGCATCAAACAGGGCGCTGCAGCCCATTGCCAGCTTAAAAACAAGTGTGGCACAGGTAAAAAAAATAAAAGCAGGAGAAACCATCAGTTATAGCCGTAGCGGTAAACTGGCCAAAGACGGCAAAATTGCCACCGTACGTATTGGTTATGCCGATGGTTATTTGCGGGCATTTGGCAATGGTGTAGGCAAAATGCTGGTAAAAGGAACCCTGGTACCAACGGTGGGTAACATCACCATGGATATGTGTATGCTGGATGTAAGCGGCCTTGACGTAAACGAGGGCGACGAGGTAGTTATATTTGACGAACAGCACCAGCGGATTGAGGAGTTGGCCGCCCAGATAGGCACCATTCCCTATGAAATATTAACTAATGTTTCACAGCGGGTAAAAAGGGTGTATTTTTACGAGTAG
- a CDS encoding regulatory protein RecX produces MDGPKKIKITDPKIALAKAESYCAYQERSQQEVRDKLYDWGLWPDAIEQVISELIQGNFLNEERFAKAYAKGKFSQKAWGRIKIKQGLKQKRVPDVLIKKALLTIDADDYFTALTRLLEKKAGTISEKNDLKRRYKLQQYAMGRGYEADLITDVLKVNHL; encoded by the coding sequence ATGGATGGCCCTAAAAAAATTAAAATAACCGACCCTAAAATAGCCCTGGCCAAGGCCGAAAGTTATTGCGCCTACCAGGAACGATCGCAACAAGAGGTGCGCGACAAGCTTTATGATTGGGGCTTATGGCCCGATGCCATTGAGCAGGTAATAAGCGAACTGATACAAGGCAACTTTTTAAACGAAGAGCGCTTTGCCAAAGCCTACGCCAAAGGCAAGTTTAGCCAGAAAGCATGGGGCCGCATAAAAATAAAACAAGGCCTTAAACAGAAACGCGTGCCCGATGTACTGATAAAAAAAGCGCTGTTAACCATTGATGCCGATGATTATTTTACAGCCTTAACCAGGCTATTGGAAAAAAAAGCAGGCACCATAAGCGAAAAAAATGACCTGAAGCGCCGTTATAAGCTACAACAGTACGCTATGGGGCGCGGGTACGAGGCAGACCTGATTACAGATGTTTTGAAAGTCAACCACTTATAA
- a CDS encoding DUF502 domain-containing protein: MNNFARVLIRYFAKGLLVVVPIGAAIFLMYWGVSTIDKALNLSDLLVDKTGKHLYIPGLGILNVIVVIMIAGILVTNVITDPIKRWFKRWFNRLPIFAFLYSSIKDLTEAFVGEEKKFNEPVLVEVNEFGLKKIGFLVQKDLAVLGLPGEVAVYFPYSYSFAGQVIIIDAGKVKPIDKSAADMMKFVISGGVSGLDH; the protein is encoded by the coding sequence ATGAACAATTTTGCGCGGGTTTTAATCAGGTATTTTGCAAAAGGGCTGTTGGTAGTAGTACCTATAGGCGCGGCAATTTTTTTGATGTACTGGGGCGTATCAACAATTGATAAAGCGCTGAATTTAAGTGACCTGCTGGTTGATAAAACTGGCAAGCATCTTTATATCCCAGGCCTTGGGATATTAAACGTGATTGTGGTGATCATGATAGCGGGTATTTTAGTTACCAATGTAATAACCGACCCGATAAAACGCTGGTTTAAGCGCTGGTTTAACCGTTTACCCATCTTCGCGTTCTTGTATTCATCTATAAAAGACCTTACCGAGGCTTTTGTTGGCGAGGAAAAAAAGTTTAACGAACCGGTTTTGGTAGAGGTAAATGAGTTTGGGCTGAAAAAAATTGGGTTTCTTGTTCAAAAAGATCTCGCTGTTTTAGGACTGCCCGGCGAAGTTGCCGTGTATTTTCCTTACTCATACTCGTTTGCCGGGCAGGTTATTATCATAGATGCCGGTAAAGTAAAGCCCATTGATAAAAGCGCTGCCGATATGATGAAATTTGTAATATCGGGCGGCGTAAGCGGTTTAGATCATTAA
- a CDS encoding type IV secretory system conjugative DNA transfer family protein, whose protein sequence is MNEKEPNPKTNLSNELPNKFSLPVQSSSFSQSFLISREDFKKLIAVEIGPETKNRFTMLMVGISLTAISLGGALIGYVRAYNRFFKDKDLAPVLYLNNPIIRVAMITGGVIAWLVVLLFIVCLSFLASNSGFTPKLITIYIIVNSVTSIFVLSVFMFWQSRISSTMIESKKFGSARFAREHELTTLQNQSGFYIGQGHKFHYKGHILTVAGTRGGKGTNLIIPNLLGAGGLETSWIVIDPKGENAAITARYQREIGQNVIILNPWDLLAANVGTAQSYNPLDMLAIESLHLVDDIQVIAEMIVPVSHDEKNSFWTDSARTIVSGLLLHIVTSQPKELHTLTTLWEWVRYQADDWDKIIQDMAVNDHALHKGTIKNAGLEILKLQSAGEDTFGGIISSVLQATDFLKSPALQQSLKTGFDPKILVDGKTTVYVIIPADKLKSHYRWLRLVVTSMMRAVIRKPDKRVTFLLDEFAALGYLPEIETALSTYAGYNVTVWPILQSLIQLHNLYKNNWETFIANCTVRQYFTINDNFSAEYISKAIGETSNLIVSKDADPKANARRLVTPDELRRESGKKIFMFISDLPPTYVDKLPYYLLVDLKGKADRNPYI, encoded by the coding sequence ATGAATGAAAAAGAACCTAACCCTAAAACCAACTTATCAAACGAACTTCCTAATAAGTTTAGCCTCCCTGTACAATCTTCATCATTCAGTCAAAGTTTTTTAATCTCCCGTGAAGATTTTAAAAAGCTTATTGCTGTTGAAATAGGCCCCGAAACCAAAAACAGATTCACCATGTTAATGGTGGGCATATCACTTACGGCGATTTCATTAGGAGGAGCGTTAATTGGTTATGTCCGCGCCTATAATCGATTTTTCAAAGACAAAGATTTAGCGCCAGTCTTATACCTGAACAATCCGATTATCAGAGTTGCGATGATTACTGGCGGTGTCATCGCATGGCTTGTTGTTCTGTTATTTATCGTGTGTCTGAGTTTTTTAGCTTCAAATAGTGGTTTCACACCTAAACTCATAACGATTTATATCATCGTAAATTCCGTTACCTCAATTTTTGTTCTTAGTGTGTTCATGTTTTGGCAATCTCGCATCAGTAGCACCATGATTGAGAGTAAAAAATTTGGATCGGCCCGCTTTGCCCGTGAACATGAATTGACCACATTACAAAACCAAAGCGGTTTTTACATCGGACAAGGTCATAAATTTCATTATAAAGGCCATATCCTGACTGTAGCGGGAACAAGGGGCGGCAAAGGAACTAATCTTATCATTCCTAATTTGTTAGGCGCTGGCGGCCTTGAAACCAGTTGGATCGTTATTGACCCAAAAGGGGAAAACGCAGCCATAACAGCACGGTATCAGCGGGAAATCGGCCAAAATGTTATTATCCTAAATCCCTGGGATTTACTTGCTGCCAATGTTGGGACGGCACAAAGTTACAATCCGCTCGATATGCTGGCGATTGAATCCCTGCATTTGGTAGATGATATTCAAGTGATCGCTGAAATGATTGTCCCTGTTAGTCATGATGAAAAAAACAGCTTTTGGACGGACTCCGCGCGTACCATTGTTTCAGGATTGCTGTTGCATATTGTTACTTCGCAACCCAAAGAACTACATACATTAACCACATTGTGGGAATGGGTGAGATATCAGGCGGATGATTGGGACAAAATCATTCAGGATATGGCCGTTAATGACCATGCTTTGCACAAAGGCACCATTAAAAATGCTGGGTTGGAAATATTAAAATTACAATCCGCCGGTGAGGATACGTTTGGCGGGATAATATCATCGGTATTACAGGCAACGGATTTCCTGAAATCGCCGGCTTTACAACAATCCTTAAAAACCGGGTTTGATCCTAAAATACTGGTAGATGGTAAAACAACCGTCTACGTCATTATTCCGGCTGATAAGCTTAAAAGTCATTATAGATGGTTGCGTCTGGTTGTTACCAGTATGATGCGGGCAGTCATCAGGAAACCGGATAAACGGGTTACTTTTCTATTAGATGAATTTGCCGCCCTGGGCTATTTGCCTGAAATCGAAACGGCGTTAAGTACTTATGCCGGATATAACGTTACCGTGTGGCCGATCTTGCAATCCTTGATACAGCTACATAATCTTTATAAAAATAACTGGGAAACGTTTATTGCGAACTGTACTGTGCGGCAGTATTTTACAATAAATGATAATTTTTCGGCGGAATATATTAGTAAAGCTATTGGGGAAACGTCGAATTTGATCGTTTCCAAAGATGCTGACCCAAAAGCTAACGCCCGGCGTTTAGTTACTCCTGATGAATTGAGGCGGGAATCCGGTAAAAAGATATTCATGTTTATTAGCGATCTGCCGCCGACTTATGTTGACAAATTGCCCTATTATTTGTTGGTTGATTTGAAAGGTAAAGCAGATAGAAACCCTTATATCTAA
- a CDS encoding toprim domain-containing protein: protein MNIEQAKCIPMSSILEKINCHPVKYSEKEAWYRSPLRQEKTASFQVLYKTNRWHDFGEGIGGDTIDFVRAYLNLCEVNDSIPDALRWINNMVGNTAYIAFVPHDVAGNTETDKSLIRNSVEPIKHRGLINYIERRGIDFKLAKSHLKQLSLTNKKTDKKFYALGLKNEENGYEIRNPYFKGCAGKKHITFIRGTKPKPDDIHLFEGMFDYLTYLTIKKQHEHDVIILNSLSCLKFATPYIKGYGYKKAATWLDNDLSGQKATEVLAAFFKTEDDLIHKPMNSIYENFKDVNAWHMHNLNLS from the coding sequence ATGAATATTGAACAAGCTAAATGCATTCCTATGTCTTCAATTCTGGAAAAAATCAATTGTCATCCTGTCAAATATTCAGAAAAAGAGGCCTGGTATCGTTCGCCGTTAAGGCAAGAGAAAACAGCGAGTTTTCAGGTACTCTATAAAACTAACCGTTGGCATGATTTCGGAGAGGGCATAGGCGGCGATACAATTGATTTTGTCCGTGCCTACCTCAACCTATGTGAAGTTAATGATTCTATTCCCGATGCGCTGCGTTGGATTAATAACATGGTGGGCAATACGGCTTATATTGCCTTTGTGCCACATGATGTTGCAGGGAATACGGAAACGGATAAATCGCTTATCCGTAATTCAGTTGAACCAATAAAGCATAGAGGGCTTATCAATTATATCGAGAGGCGCGGGATTGATTTTAAACTTGCAAAAAGTCATCTGAAACAACTCTCCCTGACAAACAAAAAAACGGATAAGAAATTTTATGCACTTGGCCTTAAAAATGAGGAAAACGGATATGAAATACGCAATCCTTATTTCAAGGGCTGTGCTGGCAAGAAGCATATAACATTTATCCGTGGCACTAAACCTAAACCTGACGATATACATTTGTTTGAGGGGATGTTTGATTATCTCACTTACCTGACGATAAAAAAACAACATGAACATGATGTCATTATTTTAAACTCGCTGTCCTGTCTGAAATTTGCCACGCCATATATCAAGGGGTACGGTTATAAAAAAGCTGCTACATGGCTTGATAATGATCTATCTGGGCAAAAGGCTACAGAAGTATTAGCGGCTTTTTTTAAAACGGAAGATGATCTTATACACAAGCCAATGAATAGCATCTATGAAAATTTCAAAGATGTGAATGCTTGGCACATGCATAATCTCAATTTATCGTGA